A single region of the Brassica rapa cultivar Chiifu-401-42 chromosome A03, CAAS_Brap_v3.01, whole genome shotgun sequence genome encodes:
- the LOC103856522 gene encoding histone deacetylase HDT2, which produces MEFWGVEVLAGKSVKVKPDFETLIHVSQASLDKGKKGETALLYVTVDKKKLVLGTLSQGNIPQTSFDLVFEKEFELSHSLESGSVHFVGYKSPNMMEEEEDFSDSEEEEEEEAAVPAAVAANGGSNVVVKADSRPKVTLLEAKPESDEEDDDESDEEDGSEEDGSDSEKGMDVDEDDSEDEEEDDSEEEETPKKKPEVSNKKRPNESASKTPISAKKAKPATPHPAKKGGKSPNQSPKSGGQSSGAGSNKKQFNSGKQFGSNNKGKGKGKGRA; this is translated from the exons ATGGAATTCTGGG GAGTTGAAGTTCTGGCAGGGAAGTCAGTTAAAGTGAAGCCTGATTTTGAAACTCTCATCCACGTTTCCCAG GCATCACTTGACAAAGGGAAAAAGGGAGAAACTGCTTTGTTGTATGTGACTGTTGATAAGAAGAAACTTGTGTTGGGAACACTCTCTCAAGGCAACATTCCTCAGACTAGCTTTGATCTCGTCTTTGAGAAAGAGTTTGAGCTTTCACACTCTTTGGAGAGTGGAAGTGTCCACTTTGTTGGATACAAATCTCCCAACATGATGGAAGAAGAGGAGGACTTCTCTGATtcagaagaggaggaggaagaagaagctgcCGTTCCTGCAGCTGTTGCTGCCAATGGTGGCTCCAATGTTGTTGTCAAGGCTGACTCAAGACCAAAGGTCACGCTTCTGGAAGCGAAGCCTGAGTCTGAcgaggaggatgatgatgagTCTGATGAGGAGGATGGTTCTGAAGAGGATGGATCAGACTCTGAGAAAGGA atgGATGTTGACGAGGATGATTCagaggatgaggaagaagatgattcTGAGGAGGAAGAGACCCCTAAGAAGAAGCCTGAGGTGTCCAACAAAAAGAGGCCGAATGAATCTGCTTCCAAAACACCTATCTCAGCGAAGAAAGCAAAACCAGCTACACCACACCCAGCTAAAAAGGGTGGAAAGAGTCCTAACCAGAGCCCCAAATCTGGAGGTCAATCATCCGGTGCTGGTTCTAACAAGAA GCAATTCAACTCGGGCAAGCAGTTTGGTTCTAACAACAAGGGCAAGGGAAAAGGAAAGGGCAGAGCCTAA
- the LOC103856521 gene encoding zinc finger protein ZPR1, whose protein sequence is MEDGKDQDIDVGSLVEAVSADHSFGAPLYVVESMCMRCGENGTSRFLLTLIPHFRKVLISAFECPHCGERNNEVQFAGEIQPKGCCYHLEVLAGDVKIFDRQVVKSESATIKIPELDFEIPPEAQRGSLSTVEGILARAADELSALQEERKKVDPKTAEAIDQFLSKLRACAKAETPFTFVLDDPAGNSFVENPHAPSPDPSLTIKFYKRTLEQQATLGYSSDPSQAGQSEGSLTARSAETASIPHGTIGATAGHRAIAQSNSTDISDNLFRYSAPEEVMTFPSTCGACMKQCETRMFVTKIPYFQEVIVMASTCEDCGYRNSELKPGGAIPEKGKKITLSVKDITDLSRDVIKSDTAGVIIPELDLELAGGTLGGMVTTVEGLVTQIRESLARVHGFTFGDSLDESKKNKWREFGSRLTKLLSLEEPWTLILDDELANSFISPVTDDIKDDHQLTYEEFERSWEQNEELGLNDIDTSSADAAYGSTETTKLP, encoded by the exons ATGGAGGATGGAAAGGACCAAGACATTGATGTTGGATCGTTGGTTGAAGCTGTTTCCGCCGATCACTCCTTCGGTGCTCCCCTTTATGTTGTTGAGAGCATGTGCATGCGCTGCGGTGAAaat GGAACATCGAGGTTTCTATTGACCTTAATTCCTCACTTCAGAAAG GTCTTGATATCTGCATTTGAATGTCCCCATTGCGGAGAAAG GAATAATGAGGTTCAGTTTGCGGGAGAGATTCAACCCAAAGGTTGCTGTTACCATCTAGAGGTTCTAGCTGGCGACGTGAAG ATATTTGACCGGCAAGTTGTGAAATCTGAATCAGCCACTATTAAG ATTCCTGAACTGGATTTTGAGATTCCACCAGAGGCCCAACGTGGAAGTTTGTCTACT GTGGAAGGAATATTAGCACGAGCTGCCGATGAACTCAGTGCCCTTCAAGAAGAACGCAAG AAAGTGGATCCTAAAACTGCTGAAGCAATAGACCAATTCTTGTCCAAACTGAGAGCTTGTGCTAAAGCAGAGACACCCTTCACCTTCGTTTTGGACGATCCTGCTGGAAACAGTTTCGTTGAGAACCC ACATGCTCCTTCACCAGATCCCTCTTTAACCATCAAGTTCTACAAGCGAACACTAGAGCAACAAGCAACACTTGGATATTCTTCTGACCCATCGCAGGCTGGACAATCAGAAGGAAGCCTTACCGCACGTTCTGCTGAAACGGCTTCAATACCTCATGGAACAATCGGAGCAACAGCTGGTCATCGAGCTATTGCTCAGAGTAACAGCACTGATATTTCAGATAACTTGTTTAGATACTCTGCGCCTGAAGAG GTGATGACTTTCCCTTCAACCTGCGGAGCATGTATGAAGCAGTGTGAGACACGGATGTTCGTGACTA AAATCCCGTACTTTCAGGAGGTTATAGTCATGGCATCCACATGTGAGGATTGTGGCTATCGCAATTCTGAG TTGAAGCCTGGTGGTGCTATTCCTGAGAAGGGAAAGAAAATTACTCTCTCTGTGAAGGACATCACTGACCTAAGCCGAGATGTTATCAAG TCGGACACAGCAGGAGTGATAATCCCAGAACTTGATCTGGAGCTAGCTGGTGGTACACTTGGTGGAATGGTAACAACTGTGGAAGGGTTGGTCACACAGATCAGAGAAA GCCTAGCGAGGGTTCACGGATTCACTTTTGGTGATAGTCTAGATGAGAGTAAGAAGAACAAGTGGAGAGAATTTGGCTCCAGGCTAACTAAG CTCCTAAGCTTAGAAGAGCCATGGACTTTGATTCTTGATGATGAATTAGCAAATTCCTTTATTTCACCAGTTACAGATGATATCAAAGATGATCATCAGCTCACAT ATGAAGAGTTCGAGAGGTCATGGGAGCAAAACGAGGAGCTGGGTCTCAACGACATAGATACTTCTTCAGCTGATGCTGCTTATGGATCCACAGAGACCACTAAATTACCTTAA
- the LOC103856520 gene encoding uncharacterized protein LOC103856520, whose protein sequence is MMLLIIVAILVCLVCYIYRTLKPPPSRICGTPRGPPVTARRVKLSDGRHLAYRESGVDRDNAKYKIIVVHGFGSSKHMDFPISKGLVEELGLYFVFFDRAGYGQSDPHPSRTIKSEAYDIQELADKLNLGPKFYVIGVSLGAYSVYSCLKYIPHRLAGAVLVVPFVSYWWTKVPQNMLSEALKLLPETDQWTFRVAHYVPWLLYWWLTQKLFTSSSVISGGKALRSNKDLVIIKKKQENPNPLMKKARQQGDHECLHRDMIAGFTTWEFDPTELENPFEEGVGSVHMWQGMEDKMIPREINQYISKRLPWIKYHEVPGYGHLLNAEEEKCEDIIKALLVSDD, encoded by the exons ATGATGCTTTTGATCATCGTTGCGATCCTTGTCTGCCTTGTATGCTACATTTACCGAACACTGAAGCCTCCACCATCGCGAATCTGCGGTACTCCTCGTGGTCCTCCGGTTACTGCTCGGAGAGTCAAGCTCAGTGATGGACGACATCTTGCTTATAGAGAATCTGGCGTTGATAGAGACAACGCTAAGTACAAGATCATCGTCGTTCATGGATTTGGCAGCTCCAAACATATGGATTTTCCTATCTCTAAG GGTCTTGTTGAGGAGCTAGgtctatattttgtgtttttcgATAGAGCAGGATATGGACAAAGTGATCCACACCCTTCACGCACAATCAAAAGCGAAGCATACGACATTCAAGAACTTGCAGATAAACTCAATCTCGGACCAAAGTTCTACGTTATAGGGGTATCACTCGGTGCATACTCCGTTTATAGCTGCCTCAAATACATTCCTCACAG ATTAGCTGGAGCAGTCTTAGTGGTTCCATTTGTGAGCTACTGGTGGACTAAAGTGCCTCAAAACATGTTGAGTGAAGCGCTCAAGCTACTACCAGAAACGGACCAGTGGACCTTTAGAGTGGCTCATTATGTTCCTTGGCTCTTGTATTGGTGGTTGACACAAAAGTTGTTTACTTCTTCGAGTGTAATCTCTGGGGGCAAAGCCTTACGCAGCAACAAAGATTTGGTCATCATAAAGAAGAAGCAAGAGAATCCTAATCCTCTCAtg AAAAAAGCCAGGCAACAAGGAGACCATGAATGCCTTCACCGTGACATGATAGCTGGATTTACGACATGGGAGTTCGACCCAACTGAACTGGAAAATCCGTTTGAGGAAGGTGTAGGATCAGTCCACATGTGGCAAGGGATGGAAGATAAAATGATTCCTCGTGaaattaatcaatatatatCGAAGAGGCTTCCATGGATTAAGTACCATGAAGTCCCTGGCTATGGACATCTTCTAAACGCCGAGGAGGAGAAATGCGAAGACATTATAAAGGCTCTTCTTGTTAGTGATGATTAA